From one Marinobacter sp. LV10MA510-1 genomic stretch:
- a CDS encoding spermidine synthase, whose protein sequence is MPDTLWDGFCLGNKIAEFHDGSDCVEVFDNSYERYFTFGSVYEQSCQRKDDPGFLMHEHTRAMLLPLIFDLPRRATVLGLGGGSLVNCLFHRFPDMELTAVELRQSVIDVAHDFFQVPTDPRLSIFCEDAGHYLARSEKRSTDLLFCDIYNAYGMDPQQCRADFLSRCHDVLDEGGWAVFNFFNYQSETGNALRLLDKKFEAVFTCHLFTGNLIVLASKVRPGQARAEFKSRALSLEKHLGFPILNHFLRLTLFRGGNHNGSGENSPFY, encoded by the coding sequence ATGCCGGATACGCTTTGGGATGGTTTCTGTTTGGGAAACAAGATTGCCGAGTTCCATGACGGGAGCGACTGTGTTGAGGTATTTGATAACAGCTATGAGCGCTATTTCACCTTCGGCTCCGTGTATGAGCAGAGCTGTCAAAGAAAAGACGACCCCGGCTTTCTCATGCATGAGCACACCCGAGCCATGCTGCTGCCTCTGATATTTGATTTGCCCCGTCGCGCGACCGTTCTGGGGCTGGGAGGGGGTAGCCTGGTGAACTGCCTTTTCCATCGCTTTCCGGACATGGAGCTAACGGCCGTTGAACTCCGTCAATCCGTTATCGACGTTGCACACGACTTCTTCCAGGTGCCTACAGATCCAAGGTTATCAATTTTCTGTGAGGATGCGGGACATTACCTCGCGCGCAGTGAGAAACGCTCAACCGACCTGCTTTTTTGCGATATATACAATGCCTACGGTATGGACCCACAACAGTGCAGAGCAGACTTCCTGAGCCGCTGTCATGATGTTCTGGATGAAGGAGGCTGGGCCGTTTTCAACTTTTTCAACTACCAGAGTGAAACCGGGAATGCTCTGCGTTTGCTTGATAAAAAATTCGAGGCTGTATTCACATGCCACTTGTTCACCGGCAATCTGATTGTGCTTGCCTCGAAGGTACGTCCGGGGCAAGCTCGTGCAGAGTTCAAATCACGCGCACTCTCCCTTGAGAAGCACTTGGGATTTCCCATACTGAACCATTTTCTGCGATTAACGCTATTTCGCGGCGGTAATCACAATGGAAGCGGAGAAAACAGCCCTTTTTATTAA
- a CDS encoding TnsD family Tn7-like transposition protein yields MLMQFPRAHDDELLGSVIARFVQRQGLGDDKVALDELFASQKIVPSSVLQGHASQLLANIGHLWAISPRELLEKHTLLPVFRPFVASKAYDHFVRDLCGQGKNHSMLRAGLNASNIVWPSNFKVCPLCCQHQLRRHGYRCWQRLFQCPGVEACPEHSCLLIDTGIPLQSHRRHRFIGTQAITQDIPAVSPLAARKNLLLSIGISGLIRCKTTDVPNIHQWSRFYRDLAHQQDLCRGKGVQHQEIAARVRAYWGVDWLEGQGLSLDVDENWLVSMFRKHRRPFSYLQHFVCWFALCDKEPVLGDVLAEASQFSNQPLRKAVYFSPRAEEVCHQYRTLWKEILKRYGSLRDVRKYREGARVYSWLYRFDSQWLASHKPEKISPKRKPKVDWTKRDRIIVRELFAIERSVWQDLGGSRRSKNWYCKQVGSRRILEKKLSKLPLCRELLVRYAETVDEYQARRLACIFARLILNNEGRTPSYEIERMAGLDQSKCREAGRQILYQVIPAWCFSEEIAFRQHPQMG; encoded by the coding sequence ATGTTAATGCAATTTCCCAGGGCCCATGACGATGAACTGCTCGGTAGCGTTATAGCGAGATTCGTTCAACGGCAGGGCCTGGGCGACGACAAGGTCGCCTTGGATGAGCTTTTTGCTTCTCAGAAAATTGTGCCGTCGTCGGTCCTTCAGGGCCATGCAAGTCAATTGCTCGCGAATATCGGGCATCTATGGGCTATCTCACCCCGCGAACTGTTAGAGAAACATACCCTTCTCCCGGTGTTTCGTCCCTTCGTAGCTTCCAAGGCCTACGATCACTTTGTCCGTGATTTATGTGGCCAGGGTAAAAACCACAGCATGCTGAGAGCTGGCCTTAATGCTTCGAATATCGTTTGGCCGTCCAATTTCAAGGTCTGTCCTTTGTGTTGTCAGCACCAATTGAGAAGGCATGGCTACCGGTGTTGGCAACGGCTTTTCCAGTGTCCTGGTGTTGAAGCGTGCCCGGAACATAGCTGTCTACTGATCGACACCGGCATCCCTCTGCAGTCACATAGGCGGCATAGGTTTATTGGCACACAGGCCATCACGCAAGATATTCCCGCAGTGTCACCGCTGGCCGCTAGAAAAAATCTGCTGTTATCCATTGGTATTTCAGGCTTGATTCGATGCAAAACGACAGACGTACCCAACATCCATCAGTGGTCGAGATTTTATCGGGACTTGGCGCACCAGCAGGATCTATGTAGGGGAAAAGGCGTGCAGCACCAGGAAATTGCTGCACGGGTTCGAGCCTATTGGGGAGTTGATTGGTTGGAGGGGCAGGGTCTCTCGCTTGACGTTGATGAAAACTGGTTGGTCTCAATGTTCCGAAAGCATCGCCGCCCATTTTCTTATCTCCAGCATTTCGTTTGTTGGTTTGCTCTGTGCGACAAAGAGCCCGTGTTGGGCGACGTGTTAGCTGAGGCTTCCCAATTCTCGAATCAGCCCTTACGGAAAGCAGTGTATTTCTCACCACGCGCAGAGGAGGTTTGTCATCAGTATCGGACGCTCTGGAAAGAGATCCTAAAACGCTATGGCTCATTGCGCGATGTCAGGAAATACAGGGAGGGTGCGCGAGTCTATTCCTGGCTGTACCGGTTTGATTCGCAATGGCTTGCGTCACACAAGCCCGAGAAGATCAGCCCTAAAAGGAAGCCCAAAGTCGATTGGACGAAGCGGGACCGGATAATTGTGCGGGAGCTTTTCGCCATCGAGCGGTCTGTCTGGCAAGATCTGGGAGGTTCCAGGCGGTCGAAGAACTGGTATTGCAAACAAGTTGGCAGTCGAAGAATACTGGAAAAGAAGCTCAGCAAATTACCTCTATGCCGAGAGTTACTTGTTCGATATGCCGAGACGGTCGACGAGTATCAGGCGAGGCGGCTGGCATGTATATTTGCTCGCCTGATTTTAAACAATGAAGGGCGAACACCGAGCTATGAAATTGAAAGAATGGCCGGACTTGATCAAAGCAAGTGTCGTGAAGCTGGCCGACAAATACTATACCAGGTCATCCCAGCCTGGTGCTTTTCTGAGGAGATTGCCTTCCGACAGCACCCTCAAATGGGTTGA
- a CDS encoding isocitrate/isopropylmalate family dehydrogenase, which produces MVNKIQVESPLVILHGDEMAQVAFEEILKKFVTTRLAIELIEIDLSAEHRFLTNGQVIFEAIEALKKYGVGVKNAGMTVNREQLDAMLEKHPELSQSRLDPLATKSPNGAIRKGIGGNITREDIQFQNLRVRKPDWIDRDIDVDTMDNGGIKDSYNELSSSTGVVKLLFVGKSGNPVELHRRDVKKGDPWLLATNDIADVKAWAHRFFKRAIDEKRDAYLGLKDTVITGYDGVMRAAIEAIYKPEYKKQFEAVGINYYYELVDAQAARIVANPPERALWGVPDNTTGRKLYKLVKQLKRYGIPVRSAHVSISRMSAGGGDQYGSFNMPAQEDGILKVVVDGVEKHARRVSQGDPILLMSNDHEAIKDWVSQVFRDASSKHKEVYFGLKREYMEYDEVFSTVINDVRRELAADHTSPPAFMIMRPSSQLIKMITDPPRSALYPAQNLDGDIFSDISAALGGSLATASSIIESKSSTMLFEAPHGTAHDLYLKYLESNGKDAHFNPSALIYALANALETLGRRERNEALLDYSARLKAALKDTVGDGIVTADLKDKTTTPESETLVDMMGFLDSIEKRLGSFTM; this is translated from the coding sequence ATGGTCAATAAAATTCAGGTGGAATCACCGCTGGTCATTCTGCACGGCGATGAGATGGCTCAGGTGGCTTTTGAAGAAATCCTGAAAAAGTTTGTCACAACCCGTCTGGCTATTGAGCTGATAGAAATCGATTTATCGGCCGAACATCGGTTTCTGACGAACGGCCAGGTTATTTTCGAAGCCATCGAGGCACTCAAAAAATACGGTGTTGGCGTCAAGAACGCCGGCATGACCGTGAACAGAGAGCAATTGGATGCGATGCTTGAAAAGCACCCAGAGCTCAGTCAGTCCAGGCTTGATCCGCTCGCGACCAAGTCACCTAATGGCGCAATACGCAAAGGGATCGGGGGCAACATCACCCGGGAGGATATTCAATTCCAGAATCTCAGGGTGCGGAAACCCGACTGGATTGATCGTGATATTGATGTCGACACCATGGACAACGGGGGCATTAAGGACAGTTACAATGAATTGTCCTCATCAACGGGCGTGGTCAAACTGCTCTTCGTCGGAAAAAGCGGGAACCCGGTCGAGCTGCACCGCCGTGATGTGAAAAAAGGCGACCCCTGGCTACTGGCTACTAATGACATCGCCGATGTTAAAGCCTGGGCTCACCGGTTTTTCAAGCGCGCAATTGACGAAAAACGAGATGCTTACCTCGGCCTGAAAGATACCGTGATTACTGGCTACGATGGCGTAATGCGCGCCGCTATAGAAGCTATTTACAAACCGGAATACAAAAAGCAATTTGAAGCGGTGGGTATCAACTACTACTACGAACTGGTCGATGCGCAGGCCGCCCGTATTGTTGCCAACCCGCCAGAGCGCGCACTGTGGGGCGTGCCGGACAACACCACCGGTCGAAAACTGTATAAGCTTGTCAAGCAGCTAAAACGCTACGGCATACCCGTCCGAAGCGCTCATGTTTCGATCTCGCGCATGAGTGCCGGCGGTGGTGATCAATACGGCAGTTTCAACATGCCTGCTCAGGAAGACGGCATCCTCAAGGTTGTCGTCGATGGAGTAGAAAAGCACGCTCGTCGTGTCAGTCAGGGCGACCCAATCCTGCTCATGTCCAATGACCATGAGGCAATCAAGGACTGGGTCAGCCAAGTTTTTAGGGATGCCTCAAGCAAGCACAAAGAAGTATATTTTGGTCTCAAACGAGAATACATGGAATACGACGAGGTATTTAGCACCGTCATCAACGATGTGCGCCGCGAACTGGCCGCGGATCACACCTCGCCGCCCGCTTTCATGATCATGCGACCTTCGAGCCAGCTGATAAAAATGATAACTGATCCTCCCCGGAGTGCGCTTTACCCTGCCCAGAACCTGGACGGGGATATATTTTCTGATATTTCTGCTGCTCTCGGCGGTAGCCTCGCCACCGCAAGCTCCATCATCGAAAGCAAGAGCAGCACGATGCTCTTTGAGGCACCGCATGGAACAGCCCACGATCTATACCTCAAATACCTGGAAAGCAATGGAAAAGACGCGCATTTCAACCCCTCAGCGCTGATCTACGCCCTCGCGAATGCCCTGGAAACCCTGGGCCGCCGGGAGCGCAATGAAGCCTTGCTTGATTATTCTGCCCGACTCAAAGCAGCATTAAAAGATACCGTAGGGGATGGCATTGTTACGGCTGACTTGAAGGATAAGACGACAACTCCTGAGAGCGAAACACTGGTTGATATGATGGGGTTTCTTGATTCCATTGAGAAACGGCTGGGCAGCTTTACGATGTGA
- a CDS encoding ribbon-helix-helix protein, CopG family, giving the protein METKTARLTILIDPIKKKALEDLCASQDITTSQVVRQLIRDYLERNGTEYATKPKPLSSNATNR; this is encoded by the coding sequence ATGGAAACGAAAACGGCCCGGTTAACGATTCTCATCGACCCGATTAAAAAGAAGGCCCTCGAAGACTTATGCGCCTCCCAAGACATTACGACTTCGCAGGTAGTCCGACAGTTGATTCGTGACTATCTGGAGCGGAATGGCACTGAATATGCCACCAAGCCCAAGCCCCTTTCATCAAACGCTACAAATAGATAG
- the pckA gene encoding phosphoenolpyruvate carboxykinase (ATP): protein MNLLSTQLMDLEPTELIEHTLFRKEGFFANNGALSITTGKRTGRSPADRFIVEDELTKQTVDWGKVNQPFSQQKFEELWMRVQDTLATEEHFLSHLSVGADPRFAIPVSVYTDTAWQSLFAYNMFVRTSPFETGDMKRWTLMSCTRFTCDPVRDGTHSESALIIDFSSRRVLIAGLCYAGEIKKAMFSVQNFLLPQNNVLPMHCSANVGEDGETCLFFGLSGTGKTTLSADPDRFLIGDDEHGWAKHSVFNIEGGCYAKTIDLSRKNEPIIWDAIRFGAIIENVQVDPVSRRPDYADTELTENGRCSYPLEHVDKRVEENQAGEPATVIFLTCDLFGVLPPVSILTPEAAAYHFLSGYTARVGSTEVDGNKGIAPTFSACFGAPFMPLPPQVYAELLMKRLSEFGSRVYLVNTGWTGGSGTADGGGQRFPIPVTRAIVSACQSGQLSDAETERLSILNLAIPKKVPGVDEHYLNPRKAWQNPSDYDAAARTLADLFNANIRRYNVPESILKAGPGQVE from the coding sequence ATGAACCTGCTTTCTACTCAGTTGATGGATCTGGAGCCAACGGAGCTGATTGAACACACGCTGTTCCGGAAGGAAGGTTTTTTCGCCAATAATGGCGCACTCTCGATAACCACAGGAAAGCGGACCGGCCGATCACCGGCTGATCGCTTCATCGTTGAGGACGAGCTGACCAAACAGACAGTGGACTGGGGGAAGGTAAATCAGCCCTTTTCCCAACAGAAGTTTGAAGAACTCTGGATGCGGGTCCAGGATACCCTGGCGACGGAAGAGCATTTTTTGTCGCATCTCTCGGTGGGGGCCGATCCGAGATTTGCGATTCCCGTGTCGGTCTATACTGATACTGCGTGGCAAAGCCTGTTCGCCTACAACATGTTTGTACGAACCAGTCCGTTCGAGACAGGTGACATGAAGCGGTGGACATTAATGAGCTGCACGCGATTCACCTGCGATCCGGTGAGAGATGGTACTCATTCCGAATCTGCACTGATTATTGATTTTTCGAGCCGGCGCGTTTTGATTGCTGGCCTGTGCTACGCCGGCGAAATCAAGAAGGCGATGTTCTCTGTGCAAAACTTCCTTCTGCCACAAAATAACGTACTGCCTATGCACTGTTCCGCAAACGTCGGAGAAGACGGGGAGACCTGCCTTTTCTTCGGGCTGTCGGGTACGGGCAAAACCACGCTCTCGGCGGATCCTGACCGTTTTCTGATCGGTGACGATGAACATGGTTGGGCGAAGCATTCGGTGTTCAATATCGAGGGTGGCTGCTACGCAAAGACGATCGATCTTTCGAGGAAGAACGAGCCGATCATCTGGGATGCCATTCGGTTCGGCGCCATTATTGAAAACGTGCAGGTTGATCCTGTGTCCAGGCGTCCGGATTATGCTGATACCGAACTCACGGAGAACGGGCGTTGCAGCTATCCGTTGGAGCACGTGGACAAGCGGGTTGAAGAGAATCAGGCTGGGGAACCGGCCACCGTCATCTTCCTGACATGCGACCTCTTTGGCGTTTTGCCTCCGGTGTCGATACTGACTCCGGAGGCGGCCGCCTATCATTTTTTGAGTGGCTATACTGCCAGGGTCGGCTCCACGGAAGTTGACGGAAACAAGGGTATTGCGCCAACCTTTTCAGCTTGTTTTGGCGCTCCCTTTATGCCACTACCTCCCCAGGTGTATGCCGAGCTTCTGATGAAACGGCTCTCTGAGTTCGGCTCAAGAGTGTATCTGGTGAACACCGGATGGACTGGTGGTTCAGGCACCGCGGATGGGGGCGGCCAAAGGTTCCCGATTCCAGTCACCCGCGCCATTGTCTCGGCTTGTCAGTCAGGCCAGCTTTCAGATGCTGAAACTGAACGCTTGTCTATCCTGAATCTGGCTATCCCCAAAAAAGTACCGGGTGTCGACGAGCATTATCTTAACCCGCGTAAGGCCTGGCAGAATCCGTCGGATTATGACGCAGCTGCACGAACACTGGCAGATTTGTTTAACGCAAATATTCGCCGGTACAACGTGCCGGAGTCGATTCTGAAAGCTGGTCCAGGCCAGGTTGAGTAA
- the dauA gene encoding C4-dicarboxylic acid transporter DauA: MAMPKMLRNLPGIATGLRSAFKEGYGLADLRKDVMAGLTIGTVAVPLSMALAIATGVPPQHGLYTAIVAGVIIALTGGSRFNVSGPTAAFVVILFPIVQQYGLGGLLIASMMAGLILVALGLARMGQLIQFVPYPVVLGFTAGIAVVIAVLQIPDFLGLEVGQMGEHFVENLGRIGASLPSINPFELGIGFFSLAVFILWPRLKLPLPAPLMGLVAGAIGAYLINSLMGGDGTTVETIASRFTWEHQGDVGSGIPPIAPTFMVPWSLPGANGEPLKLNFELIRSLMGPAFAIAILGAIESLLCAVVSDGMTKTRHDPNAELIGQGLGNIVAPLFGGVTATAAIARTATSIRSGARSPIAAVVHSLVVLLSVVALAGLLGLVPMAALAALLLVVAWNMSEARHFMHTLRSAPAGDVSVLLVCFGLTVIFDMVLAVAVGIGLAAALFIRRMALLTRTDKIDTETHSTVNGLPPEVAVYGVNGPMFFGAAEKALTSLRLVDPQVKIIILDMQGVPSMDGTAIVNLQTLVEDMLQDNVSLILTGLPTRIIVKLRRAHVRKVIGRLTYAGSLTQAKAIALRWLASQR; the protein is encoded by the coding sequence ATGGCAATGCCTAAGATGTTACGAAATTTGCCAGGAATTGCGACCGGGTTGCGGTCCGCTTTTAAAGAAGGCTACGGCCTAGCCGATCTTCGCAAGGACGTAATGGCAGGGCTGACCATTGGTACCGTGGCGGTACCGCTTTCCATGGCTCTGGCGATTGCAACCGGCGTTCCTCCCCAGCACGGGCTTTATACCGCCATTGTTGCAGGGGTAATCATTGCACTGACTGGTGGCTCCCGCTTTAACGTTTCAGGACCCACGGCTGCATTCGTCGTGATCCTATTTCCCATTGTGCAGCAATACGGACTCGGTGGTTTGCTGATCGCTTCCATGATGGCCGGTTTGATTTTGGTGGCATTAGGCCTCGCGCGAATGGGCCAACTGATTCAGTTCGTGCCCTACCCGGTCGTGCTGGGATTCACCGCCGGCATTGCGGTCGTGATCGCAGTGCTTCAGATCCCTGATTTTCTGGGGCTGGAAGTGGGTCAGATGGGCGAACACTTTGTGGAGAATCTAGGCAGGATAGGGGCCTCATTGCCTTCTATTAATCCGTTTGAGCTGGGAATCGGCTTTTTCTCACTAGCAGTTTTTATCCTCTGGCCTCGCCTGAAGCTACCTTTACCAGCACCCCTGATGGGCTTGGTTGCAGGAGCCATAGGCGCTTACCTGATCAACAGTTTGATGGGGGGTGACGGAACGACGGTCGAAACTATCGCCTCTCGGTTCACGTGGGAGCATCAAGGAGACGTAGGTAGCGGTATTCCACCGATCGCCCCCACTTTTATGGTGCCCTGGTCGTTACCCGGCGCTAATGGAGAACCACTAAAGCTGAACTTTGAGCTCATCCGCTCGTTGATGGGCCCCGCGTTCGCAATCGCCATTCTGGGGGCGATTGAGTCTCTACTTTGCGCAGTGGTTTCGGACGGCATGACCAAAACCCGGCACGACCCCAACGCTGAACTTATTGGCCAGGGCCTTGGAAATATAGTGGCGCCTCTTTTTGGTGGGGTCACGGCCACAGCGGCGATCGCACGGACTGCGACCAGTATCCGAAGTGGTGCTCGCTCCCCCATTGCTGCAGTGGTGCACTCGCTGGTTGTATTGCTTTCCGTCGTGGCGCTTGCGGGGTTGTTGGGGCTTGTCCCAATGGCAGCCTTGGCAGCCCTCCTACTCGTCGTCGCCTGGAACATGAGTGAGGCCCGCCATTTCATGCACACCTTGCGATCAGCTCCCGCTGGGGACGTGAGCGTTCTTTTGGTGTGCTTTGGTCTGACTGTAATCTTCGACATGGTGCTGGCCGTTGCAGTTGGAATTGGTTTGGCGGCTGCCTTGTTTATTCGGCGAATGGCACTGCTCACCCGCACCGACAAGATAGACACAGAAACCCACTCAACGGTTAACGGACTGCCGCCCGAGGTTGCCGTTTATGGTGTCAACGGACCGATGTTCTTCGGTGCTGCAGAGAAAGCACTCACGTCCCTGCGCCTGGTCGATCCTCAGGTCAAAATTATTATCCTCGACATGCAAGGCGTGCCGAGTATGGACGGCACCGCCATAGTAAATCTTCAGACCCTGGTTGAAGACATGCTGCAGGATAATGTCTCGCTGATTCTGACCGGACTACCGACTCGCATCATCGTCAAATTGCGTCGGGCTCATGTGCGGAAAGTCATTGGCAGACTTACCTACGCTGGCAGTCTGACACAAGCCAAAGCTATTGCGCTTCGCTGGCTGGCCTCACAACGGTAA
- a CDS encoding malic enzyme-like NAD(P)-binding protein translates to MTKNFKQAALDYHSKPVPGKISTGLTKPASTVGDLSLAYSPGVAEPVREIARDPDNAYLYTGKGNLVAVITNGTAILGLGNLGPLASKPVMEGKALLFKRFAGIDSVDIEVKADTAQAFIDTVIPISDTFGGINLEDIKAPECFEIERVLIDRCDVPVFHDDQHGTAIVTAAGMLNALEIQGKTLGTAKIVCLGAGAAAVACMRMLLSLGAKRENLYMVDRRGVIRSGREGLNSFKEKFINDGGAKTLDDAIDSADVFVGLSGPDLLNAEQLKQMAPRPIVFACSNPDPEISPELAMSVRDDLIMATGRSDYPNQVNNVLGFPFIFRGALDVRAKRINEAMKVAAVYAIRDLAKKEIPQDVLAAHQLRELSFGPHYIIPKAMDYRLLTEVSDAVAKAAIESGVARLPYPSHYPL, encoded by the coding sequence ATGACTAAAAACTTTAAGCAGGCCGCGCTGGACTATCACTCGAAGCCCGTCCCCGGGAAGATTTCCACTGGCCTGACCAAGCCTGCAAGTACGGTGGGCGACCTCTCACTTGCCTACAGTCCGGGTGTCGCGGAGCCAGTGCGCGAAATAGCCCGCGATCCGGATAATGCTTACCTGTATACCGGGAAAGGCAATCTGGTCGCAGTGATCACCAATGGCACCGCGATTCTCGGGCTCGGAAATCTGGGGCCGCTGGCCAGCAAACCAGTAATGGAAGGCAAGGCCCTGCTATTCAAGCGTTTCGCAGGCATTGACTCCGTTGATATCGAGGTCAAGGCAGATACCGCCCAGGCGTTTATCGATACCGTCATTCCCATCTCAGATACCTTTGGCGGCATTAACCTGGAAGACATCAAGGCACCTGAGTGTTTCGAAATTGAGCGAGTTTTGATTGATCGCTGCGATGTTCCAGTATTCCATGACGATCAGCATGGCACCGCCATTGTAACGGCGGCAGGTATGCTGAATGCATTGGAAATCCAGGGTAAGACGCTGGGCACCGCAAAAATTGTCTGCTTGGGAGCGGGTGCAGCGGCCGTTGCCTGCATGCGAATGCTGTTAAGTCTCGGTGCGAAACGAGAAAATCTGTATATGGTTGATCGCAGAGGTGTGATCCGCTCCGGCAGGGAGGGTTTGAATAGCTTTAAGGAAAAATTTATTAATGATGGCGGAGCAAAAACACTGGACGATGCCATTGATAGCGCAGACGTTTTTGTTGGATTATCCGGGCCGGATTTGCTCAATGCTGAACAGCTCAAACAAATGGCACCCCGGCCGATAGTTTTTGCGTGTTCGAACCCTGACCCTGAGATTTCACCCGAACTGGCAATGTCGGTTCGGGACGACCTGATTATGGCTACAGGTCGATCAGACTACCCTAATCAGGTTAACAACGTACTTGGTTTTCCGTTCATTTTTAGGGGCGCGCTGGATGTACGCGCTAAACGAATTAACGAAGCCATGAAGGTTGCAGCTGTTTATGCAATTCGAGATCTGGCGAAAAAGGAAATACCGCAAGATGTCCTAGCCGCCCATCAACTGAGAGAACTGTCTTTTGGGCCCCACTACATTATTCCTAAAGCCATGGACTATCGGTTACTGACGGAAGTGTCAGACGCAGTTGCCAAAGCGGCCATCGAATCGGGTGTTGCACGTTTGCCCTATCCTTCACACTATCCGTTATAG
- a CDS encoding DUF2970 domain-containing protein, translating into MKSFLTATLGVQSQKNLERDGQQNGVCTLRRRRSVGGGIVCTHANWSGCPGCSLCKLESSA; encoded by the coding sequence GTGAAAAGTTTTCTGACGGCTACTCTGGGTGTGCAAAGTCAGAAAAATTTGGAACGCGACGGTCAGCAAAACGGTGTGTGCACCCTACGTCGTCGTCGGAGTGTTGGTGGTGGTATTGTTTGTACTCACGCTAATTGGAGTGGTTGCCCTGGTTGTTCGCTATGCAAGTTAGAATCAAGCGCTTAA